CTCTTTTTGTGATGTCCAGCTTAATATTTGATTATCAAAAGAATCACAATTGTTGCTCTCGTTTTCCATGtttttgcttttaatttttgtttcaactCCTGTGAAGGTAGTTTTCCTGTCATCATAGTATATAGGAAATTGCAGGTGATGTAACTATTTTGTCCCTCAGTGGTTTGAGTCTGGTTATGTTAGCTCCCAATGAGAGACTCATGTCTGAGTCTGGTTACTTATGCCCGATACTCTGtgttaaagaagaagaaattattgTCTTTGGAGTCATTATTTGAAATTTTAGCCAGTGAGGTCTTGAGTCCAGGTTAGTAGGTTTCTGCAACCATGTTGTGCCATCGTTTGCCCTTACTGGTGATCATGAAATGGCATAACATTTAGTCTCTGTGATTGTAAGGTGAGGATGGATTAGCAATTTCTTTTAGAATTATCATTCAAATTAAAAGGACCCATTGGTTGAATAATGTTGTAATGTACTTCGAGCCGTCTAAGAGAATACGGAACATCTTTTTGATGTTATTTACATTCATAAGTTCTcgtgtgctctctctctctctcaaatgcgGTGCCAAAAAGGTGTAAAAGTTGTTGAGGGCATAGTGAATGGAAGGAATACATACATTGActtgaaaaaaggaaaacgaaaaggaaaaggaaaaaaagaaagacttcCTCGGTCCCTTGGTAATTCCTTCCTAGTTCCATCCTTCCTACGCTGACCGTGCGGGCCGCGCTAGTGGAAGGGTGGGCCAATCAAGATGGTCTGGACCTGCCCCCCgctccaaattttaaaaacactGGCCCATTATCTAGATCTGGGCCCACCAACCTTTAGATTTTCTACTCCCATTCATTTCCCCCAACCCACTTGCGATTACAAGGAAGAAGATCCCTAAAATCCGAATTTGAAAACtccccccctcctctctctctctctctctctctctctctctcaagagaagaagaagaagaagaagaattgtaGGCATTAGCGATGGAGAAGGATGATGAGATAGGAGTAGTAAAGTTGGATCCAGAGACGGAGTTCCTTTACTCCAAACAAGCGACTACTGGTAATGAATGGGAACTGTTCAAGGAGAATGTCAAGCCCATCAAGAGAGGCCGAAACATCACCCTCCTAAACCAAGCCCTTAAATCCCACTCCGACTCTCAACTCAAGAAATCTCTCCTCCACACCCGAAGGTACTTTAATTCTATTCCCATTATCTATATATCTGATTTATGCCAACGGCTTTCAACTTATCGTTTATAGACATTTTTTCATCTTCGATTTCCCCTTTCAGGCGGTTGATTGAAGCGATTGACGAGTACAAAGGGGATGACCCTCTTCATCCATGGCTTGAGTGAGTACACAGATACCCTTTTCATCGTTTTCTTTTATATGCATTTGAATATAACGTGTTCATTCTGTTCAGTTGTTCAATTAGATAGAGCGTTTCGAGTACAATCCAGCTCCTGTAGTAGCTGATGAATCGTTTTACTTGTCTTCTGACATTTTTACTTTATCATGTAGTTTCAGAGAAAGGAAGATATGTTGTAATTTATGTAGGTTGTATGTTAGCTGATTTATGGAACTGGGGTTTCTTACACTTCGAAGTGGTGAAGAACATATTCCGGCCTCCTAATGTATCTACACCCTTAGTGTATTGCAAGCGCGGTATAGCATGGAAGCAAGGGGAATATCATGTTATGTTTAATGGTATTTACCCCTCATCGGTTTGCAACTTAACATCAAGTATAGAAAtagaccggaaaaaaaaaaaaaaaaaactctattcGGAATACGCCATGTAGGAGAGAGAATCGAGAAGAGAGCTATCAAGTGTTGACTTCAGATTTCCGTCACCATGTTAATTGCTACTTATTCAGTTACTGACTTCTTGTTctctttaatttattttctaaagGTGCATCAAATGGGTCCAGGAGGCTTTTCCTCCTGGTGGAGACTGCTCAGGACTGGTTGTGATTTATGAACAATGTGTGCGTACGTTTTGGCATGAAGACCGCTACAAGAATGATCTTCGTTACCTAAAAGTGTGGTTGGAATATGTGGGTGCCTTTCTTTCTGACCTGACTGGTTTAATAATACACTATATAATTCATATTCTTGTGTCCAAGTTCAACTATAAGCTGTTGTATCATTAGCTTAAGAAGTGGATCTGAAATGTCATTGTAGGCTGAAAATTGTGCAGATGCCGAAGTCATATATAACTTTCTGGAAGCGAACAAAATTGGGCAGGCACACTCTATTTTCTTCATATCATATGCTTTGCACATGGAATCGAAGAATAAGATTAGAACAGCAAATGAAATATTTAATCGTGGGATGTCAAGGTAAACTCCTTTGATCCACAATTCCATTAGTAGATTTTCTGAATTGTGCATTGGAAATTAACTTCACTTTTATGTGTATAGAAAAGCTTTAATCTTGATTTACACCCTTAGAAGAAAGCATGGAATACAGACTTTTGATAAGATCATAGTAGACATTCTAGTATTACGCAAGTTCATTAGTTGAGTCTTCTCGtgtgtttgttgatttttatcTTTCGATACATGGTGGTTATTATGAAATCACAAGCTTGTGTTTCTCATTACATTTTCTATGCCGTAGGGATGCTCAaccaattgaaaaattaaaggCTGCTTATAAGAAGTTTCTTGCACGTTCAATGGGAAGACCAAAAGCTACAGATGTAGGATATGCAA
The sequence above is drawn from the Rhododendron vialii isolate Sample 1 chromosome 6a, ASM3025357v1 genome and encodes:
- the LOC131330774 gene encoding mitotic spindle checkpoint protein BUBR1 isoform X1 — protein: MEKDDEIGVVKLDPETEFLYSKQATTGNEWELFKENVKPIKRGRNITLLNQALKSHSDSQLKKSLLHTRRRLIEAIDEYKGDDPLHPWLECIKWVQEAFPPGGDCSGLVVIYEQCVRTFWHEDRYKNDLRYLKVWLEYAENCADAEVIYNFLEANKIGQAHSIFFISYALHMESKNKIRTANEIFNRGMSRDAQPIEKLKAAYKKFLARSMGRPKATDEDSKENSSLVRSFGTVLARGESRTQTTESSDFLRKKLKQDRAHGTPLAIYKDSKADVSLVYQPELSKTDTKSWNVLGARAERNKENNAIPTKWTSNKIPRRAVPRAGGATASACIEIFVDEECLENNKLGSNSGKSSTLQLRDEEGHDLKKKTELLRENPLRNFPPDCLPR
- the LOC131330774 gene encoding mitotic spindle checkpoint protein BUBR1 isoform X2 → MEKDDEIGVVKLDPETEFLYSKQATTGNEWELFKENVKPIKRGRNITLLNQALKSHSDSQLKKSLLHTRRRLIEAIDEYKGDDPLHPWLECIKWVQEAFPPGGDCSGLVVIYEQCVRTFWHEDRYKNDLRYLKAENCADAEVIYNFLEANKIGQAHSIFFISYALHMESKNKIRTANEIFNRGMSRDAQPIEKLKAAYKKFLARSMGRPKATDEDSKENSSLVRSFGTVLARGESRTQTTESSDFLRKKLKQDRAHGTPLAIYKDSKADVSLVYQPELSKTDTKSWNVLGARAERNKENNAIPTKWTSNKIPRRAVPRAGGATASACIEIFVDEECLENNKLGSNSGKSSTLQLRDEEGHDLKKKTELLRENPLRNFPPDCLPR